One genomic window of Candidatus Acidulodesulfobacterium acidiphilum includes the following:
- a CDS encoding Ppx/GppA family phosphatase, translated as MKKSFRLGIIDAGSNSIKLKIVETKDGNCSLIDEYKVSARIGDDCFRTGYISGESKEKLFKAFNYIKKIIELNKTDTVKAVGTAVFRHAKNKEEIASEIKQTCGIDLNIISGEEEARLSYLAVSSNFNLNKSNSVIADIGGGSAEITLVERGEILQSYSTPLGCLRLKNDFSKKRPPYNLKIPAMKTFIKNSFKDFPNLFFKKAICTGGTVNNLAAVYCGFNGKKADSRINYVPKSFLKDFIDANKNSSADDIKKIKSADAGRADIIIPAAVILYEMLTYFRLQGFYSFSGGLRSGLLIDELNKKGVFMTAVKKQEKKYETDFPFPMFSEIGKKFNFDEKHAKQVAYLSEKLFYALEESYGISKEYLKYLIAAAMLHDIGNFVSMSKHHKHSLYLIKNIDLAGFSDYEKAIIANIARYHRKSPPKKHHDIYKDIREGDIDAVIKLASILRVVDALDREHKGNIEDIKPEVTDKIITLNPVYKGDILLEVESLETKKDLMEKITGKYVFLNAQ; from the coding sequence ATGAAAAAATCGTTCAGATTAGGGATTATAGATGCGGGAAGCAACTCCATAAAGCTTAAGATAGTAGAAACTAAAGACGGAAACTGCAGCCTTATAGACGAATATAAGGTTTCTGCGAGAATAGGCGACGACTGCTTCAGGACGGGTTATATAAGCGGCGAATCTAAAGAAAAACTTTTTAAAGCCTTCAATTATATAAAAAAGATTATAGAATTAAATAAAACCGACACGGTAAAAGCGGTTGGAACTGCGGTTTTCAGGCATGCAAAAAATAAAGAAGAGATTGCGTCGGAAATTAAACAAACCTGCGGAATAGACCTGAATATAATAAGCGGAGAAGAAGAAGCAAGGTTGTCGTATTTAGCCGTTTCAAGCAATTTTAATCTAAATAAATCCAATTCCGTAATAGCGGATATCGGCGGTGGAAGCGCTGAAATTACATTAGTAGAGCGAGGCGAGATTTTGCAGTCTTATAGTACGCCGCTCGGCTGCCTCAGGCTTAAAAACGATTTTTCTAAAAAAAGACCGCCGTATAATTTGAAAATACCGGCTATGAAGACTTTTATAAAGAACAGTTTTAAAGATTTCCCTAACCTATTTTTTAAAAAAGCAATTTGTACCGGCGGCACGGTAAATAACTTGGCAGCCGTTTATTGCGGCTTTAACGGTAAAAAGGCGGATTCTAGAATAAATTATGTTCCAAAATCGTTTCTGAAAGATTTTATCGACGCAAATAAAAACAGTTCTGCCGACGACATAAAAAAAATAAAATCGGCGGATGCAGGCAGAGCCGACATTATTATTCCTGCCGCCGTAATACTTTATGAAATGTTGACTTATTTTCGTCTTCAAGGATTTTATTCCTTTTCAGGAGGATTAAGAAGCGGTCTTTTAATAGATGAATTAAATAAAAAAGGAGTTTTTATGACTGCGGTAAAAAAACAGGAGAAAAAATACGAAACAGATTTTCCGTTTCCAATGTTCAGCGAAATCGGCAAAAAATTTAACTTTGACGAAAAACATGCTAAACAGGTCGCCTATTTATCCGAAAAACTTTTCTATGCGCTCGAAGAATCTTACGGGATATCAAAAGAATATCTTAAATATCTTATTGCCGCCGCCATGCTTCACGATATCGGAAATTTCGTGTCGATGTCAAAACATCATAAGCATTCGCTTTATTTAATAAAAAACATCGACTTAGCCGGTTTTAGCGACTACGAAAAGGCGATAATCGCCAATATTGCAAGATACCATAGAAAAAGTCCTCCAAAAAAACATCATGATATATACAAAGATATAAGAGAAGGAGATATCGACGCCGTAATTAAGCTTGCATCTATATTAAGAGTTGTGGACGCGCTCGACAGGGAGCATAAAGGAAACATTGAAGATATAAAGCCGGAGGTTACGGATAAAATTATTACGCTTAATCCCGTTTATAAAGGAGATATACTTTTAGAAGTCGAATCTTTAGAAACTAAAAAAGATTTAATGGAAAAAATAACCGGAAAGTACGTATTTCTTAACGCTCAATGA
- a CDS encoding HD domain-containing protein yields MKSGIFGIVDIGAGSIRCQISEVSKNSDAGRRIKTLEYIIFPLSIGMDTFLKKYITLDTVYKAAEIFGNIKLKFKEYDINGNYRAVCTSAVRDAENKHFFINHIRVKTGIELEIIDAEEELYIKYLGVSESLKGFKKLESKGSVLVNLSSGNVGINIRKHKISLFSSTLPYGALRIAQLFSDIDESVKYRAYEQYINKLVLLLKKSCTEYDKITSVIGSDTSTGLLLEIFKPEGNFFDIAGLTDLYSKIKTSSISEICAKISINDYDAKILKPVLYVYISIMKSAGAKKLYFSDQNFSDQLTRFYLIKTKEKKFNKKLIEYFFYFGKKYNLDDKHAKQVLMFSEKIRRSLKNILIIKPDERAVLVGSAILHDVGYYNNINDHREYSYRIINSLNIPGLNREILENIAFCAFFHGSGEYRPSDTAHYRISPERELTVKKVISILKIADALDAGHMQLIKDINIEVLDKVVKITAVSSVTPFLEIKFFKLKSTDFLETFGIPVELAVKLDYE; encoded by the coding sequence ATGAAATCCGGTATTTTTGGAATCGTAGATATAGGGGCGGGCAGTATAAGATGCCAAATTTCTGAAGTTTCAAAAAATTCTGACGCCGGACGGCGCATAAAAACGCTCGAGTATATAATTTTTCCGTTAAGTATCGGAATGGACACGTTTCTTAAAAAGTATATAACTCTCGATACCGTTTACAAGGCCGCCGAAATTTTTGGCAATATTAAACTAAAATTTAAAGAATATGATATAAACGGCAACTATAGGGCGGTATGTACTAGCGCCGTCAGAGACGCGGAAAACAAACATTTTTTTATAAACCATATAAGGGTAAAGACGGGTATAGAGCTTGAAATAATAGACGCGGAAGAAGAACTTTATATAAAATATCTCGGAGTAAGCGAATCGCTTAAAGGGTTTAAAAAATTAGAAAGCAAAGGGTCGGTGCTCGTCAATCTGTCCAGCGGAAACGTAGGTATTAACATAAGAAAACATAAAATCAGCCTTTTTTCGTCGACTCTTCCTTACGGCGCTTTAAGAATCGCCCAATTGTTTAGCGATATAGACGAAAGCGTTAAATATAGGGCTTACGAGCAATATATAAATAAGCTTGTTTTACTGCTTAAAAAAAGTTGTACAGAGTACGATAAAATTACCTCGGTCATAGGTTCGGATACTTCTACCGGCCTGCTTTTGGAAATATTTAAACCGGAAGGGAATTTTTTCGATATTGCGGGTTTAACGGATCTTTATTCGAAAATAAAAACGTCCTCTATTTCGGAAATCTGCGCTAAAATTTCTATAAACGATTACGACGCTAAGATTTTAAAGCCCGTTTTATATGTTTATATATCTATAATGAAATCGGCAGGAGCAAAAAAACTTTACTTCTCCGACCAGAACTTTTCCGACCAGCTTACGCGGTTTTATCTTATAAAAACGAAAGAAAAGAAATTTAATAAAAAATTAATAGAATATTTTTTTTACTTCGGAAAAAAATATAACCTCGACGACAAACACGCTAAACAGGTTCTTATGTTTTCCGAAAAAATACGGCGTTCGTTGAAAAATATTCTTATTATTAAGCCGGATGAGCGTGCCGTCCTTGTCGGTTCGGCTATTCTTCACGATGTCGGGTATTATAATAATATAAACGACCATCGTGAATATTCTTACAGAATAATTAATTCTTTGAATATACCCGGTTTAAACAGGGAGATACTCGAAAATATAGCATTTTGCGCATTTTTTCACGGAAGCGGCGAATATCGTCCTTCGGATACTGCGCATTACCGGATAAGTCCGGAAAGAGAGCTTACCGTAAAAAAGGTAATTTCGATTTTAAAGATAGCCGACGCTTTAGACGCCGGTCATATGCAGTTAATAAAGGATATAAACATAGAAGTATTGGATAAAGTCGTAAAAATTACGGCAGTTTCATCGGTTACGCCTTTTTTGGAGATAAAGTTTTTTAAATTAAAATCGACGGATTTTCTCGAAACATTCGGCATTCCGGTAGAACTTGCCGTAAAACTTGATTATGAATAG
- a CDS encoding CHAD domain-containing protein, with amino-acid sequence MPIKSFYGLNKNMTSEEITVKILNSLLEEIKTEMPGIIEGKNGENLHKFRVAIRRIKTLLKIFRQQLSGRGIYFKKKLTKIMKETQRKRDLDVLLKSMDLYVKDEVPALLKDEIRLKIEKEIRIEQGKILSVIGSQEFSGFLADFENALKNGDLFDNKLNDAEPLERLVLTIKKTYKKLTIIIKTTSLDNEELHILRLIFKEFRYIMEFSSDLIREDIVVQTISRLEKIQKTIGDAQDKIVQINIYKKLIDKSKPIRNEIKKALNADRKKVIELIENFEEDKDIKSFIRALNV; translated from the coding sequence TTGCCTATAAAATCATTTTACGGTTTAAATAAAAATATGACGTCGGAAGAAATTACGGTAAAAATATTAAATTCCCTGCTTGAAGAGATAAAAACGGAAATGCCCGGAATTATAGAAGGAAAAAACGGCGAAAACCTTCATAAATTCAGGGTTGCTATTAGGCGCATTAAAACGCTTTTAAAAATATTCCGACAGCAGCTTAGCGGCAGAGGTATATATTTTAAAAAGAAATTAACTAAAATAATGAAAGAAACTCAAAGGAAAAGAGATTTAGACGTTCTTCTTAAGTCTATGGATTTATACGTTAAAGATGAAGTTCCTGCGCTATTAAAGGATGAAATAAGGCTAAAAATAGAAAAAGAAATAAGAATAGAACAAGGCAAAATTTTATCCGTTATAGGATCTCAGGAGTTTAGCGGTTTTCTTGCCGATTTTGAAAATGCGCTTAAGAATGGAGATTTATTCGATAATAAATTGAACGATGCGGAGCCTCTTGAACGTTTAGTTTTAACGATAAAAAAGACTTACAAAAAATTAACGATTATAATAAAAACTACTTCGTTAGACAATGAAGAACTTCATATATTAAGGCTTATTTTTAAAGAATTTAGGTATATTATGGAATTTTCTTCCGATTTGATTAGAGAAGATATTGTAGTTCAAACAATAAGCCGCTTGGAAAAAATTCAGAAAACCATAGGCGACGCTCAAGATAAAATAGTTCAGATAAATATTTATAAAAAATTAATAGATAAGAGTAAGCCTATAAGAAATGAAATAAAAAAAGCGTTAAACGCAGACAGGAAAAAAGTCATAGAACTTATAGAAAATTTTGAAGAAGATAAAGATATAAAATCTTTTATCCGCGCGCTTAACGTATAG